The following are encoded in a window of Brevibacillus sp. DP1.3A genomic DNA:
- the cmk gene encoding (d)CMP kinase: MNIAIDGPAGAGKSTVAQKVAGQLEYVYIDTGAMYRALAWAVHHHQLPINDESAVSELLQKNKIQLVRENGQQHVYWNEIDVTSWIRSTEVSQYASIVASYGSVREQMLVLQRRLATQGNVVMDGRDIGTHVLPDADVKIFLTASIQERAERRWKELLAKGTQTDLAELGKEIEERDRRDMQREVAPLRQAEDAVLVDTTGMTIDQVVDRILQICERTGESTH, encoded by the coding sequence ATGAACATTGCCATTGATGGACCAGCGGGAGCAGGCAAAAGCACTGTCGCACAAAAAGTAGCGGGACAACTGGAATACGTGTACATTGACACGGGTGCCATGTATCGTGCCCTTGCTTGGGCAGTCCACCATCATCAGCTCCCTATCAACGATGAGTCTGCAGTTTCCGAACTTTTGCAAAAAAACAAGATTCAACTGGTTCGGGAAAACGGACAGCAACATGTATACTGGAATGAAATCGATGTCACAAGCTGGATACGTTCCACAGAAGTGAGCCAGTACGCCTCCATTGTAGCGAGCTACGGTTCTGTACGTGAACAAATGCTTGTGCTCCAGCGACGATTGGCGACTCAAGGCAATGTCGTGATGGACGGCAGAGATATCGGTACTCATGTTTTGCCTGATGCAGATGTAAAGATATTTCTGACAGCCTCCATCCAAGAACGTGCAGAACGCCGCTGGAAGGAACTACTCGCAAAAGGTACCCAGACAGACTTGGCTGAGCTGGGAAAAGAAATCGAAGAGCGAGATCGACGGGACATGCAGAGAGAAGTCGCACCGTTGCGCCAGGCGGAAGATGCCGTTTTGGTAGATACAACAGGAATGACCATTGATCAAGTGGTCGATCGCATCTTGCAAATCTGCGAGCGAACGGGAGAGTCAACCCATTGA
- the fni gene encoding type 2 isopentenyl-diphosphate Delta-isomerase, whose protein sequence is MDRRSIRKLDHIRNALVTGEDGANSFDDVSFVPNSLPNTAFAETSLDTEIASLRLSSPIMINAMTGGAGGTTQINQKLAIIARERNLAMAVGSQMAALRDPDVTDSYRIVRREHPQGILFANVGAEATVEQARAAVEMIEANGLQIHLNVMQELLMPEGDRDFRGYLERIQAIRESLDVPVIVKEVGFGMAKESIEKLIEIGIRTIDVGGRGGTNFAQVENMRNEHPHAMFEDWGFTTVESLLEANAVGHPGMSYIATGGVRHGLDVVKVASLGASAVGMAGAMLRLVQRESLEECLSTIDRWHHQIRVAMTALGMKVLADAVCTPVMITGETAERARLRHMQLERLAQR, encoded by the coding sequence ATGGATCGTCGTTCGATTAGAAAACTGGACCATATTCGAAATGCTCTTGTCACTGGGGAAGACGGTGCGAATAGCTTTGATGATGTTAGCTTTGTTCCGAATAGCTTGCCGAATACAGCGTTTGCTGAAACCTCACTGGACACAGAGATCGCATCCTTGCGACTCTCCTCACCGATTATGATTAATGCGATGACGGGTGGGGCTGGTGGGACTACGCAGATCAATCAAAAACTGGCGATCATTGCGAGGGAACGCAATCTGGCTATGGCTGTTGGCTCACAAATGGCCGCTCTGCGTGATCCAGATGTTACGGATAGCTATCGGATTGTCAGAAGGGAACATCCACAGGGGATCTTGTTTGCAAATGTTGGGGCAGAGGCGACAGTGGAGCAGGCAAGAGCAGCAGTGGAGATGATAGAAGCGAACGGACTGCAAATCCATCTGAATGTTATGCAAGAACTGTTGATGCCTGAGGGAGATCGTGATTTTCGCGGCTATCTCGAGCGGATTCAAGCGATTAGGGAGAGCCTGGATGTGCCGGTTATTGTCAAAGAAGTCGGTTTTGGCATGGCGAAAGAATCAATCGAGAAGCTCATAGAAATCGGGATCAGAACAATCGATGTGGGTGGAAGAGGCGGAACAAATTTTGCTCAAGTCGAAAATATGCGAAATGAACATCCTCATGCCATGTTTGAGGATTGGGGATTCACGACGGTGGAGAGCTTGCTGGAAGCGAATGCTGTCGGTCATCCGGGAATGTCGTACATAGCAACAGGCGGTGTTCGTCATGGACTCGATGTAGTCAAAGTCGCTTCTTTAGGCGCGTCCGCTGTCGGGATGGCGGGGGCAATGCTGCGTCTGGTTCAACGCGAATCGCTGGAAGAATGCTTGTCTACCATCGACAGATGGCATCATCAAATTCGAGTGGCGATGACGGCACTCGGAATGAAAGTTCTGGCAGACGCGGTTTGTACTCCTGTTATGATCACGGGAGAAACAGCGGAGAGAGCTAGGCTTCGTCACATGCAATTGGAGAGACTGGCACAACGTTAG
- a CDS encoding Glu/Leu/Phe/Val dehydrogenase: MGNQDVVTESTEGKEKQESLNLLHSTQTVIKEALEKLGYQESMFELLKEPLRVLTVRIPVRMDNGEVKVFTGYRAQHNDAVGPTKGGIRFHPEVTEDEVKALSIWMSLKAGIVDLPYGGGKGGIICDPREMSFRELERLSRGYVRAISQLVGPTKDIPAPDVFTNSQIMAWMMDEYSRIREFDSPGFITGKPIALGGSHGRETATAKGVTICIREAAKRRNIEVKGARVVVQGFGNAGSYLAKFMHDAGAKVVGISDAYGALHDPNGLDIDYLLDRRDSFGTVTKLFNNTITNKELLELECDILVPAAIENQITAANAHNIKASIVVEAANGPTTLEATKILTERGILLVPDVLASAGGVTVSYFEWVQNNQGYYWSEEEVEEKLEKVMVRSFENVYSMSQTRRIDMRLSAYMVGARKMAEASRFRGWV; encoded by the coding sequence ATGGGTAATCAAGACGTGGTAACCGAAAGCACCGAAGGGAAAGAAAAGCAAGAATCATTGAACTTGCTCCATTCAACTCAAACGGTGATCAAGGAAGCACTGGAGAAACTAGGTTACCAAGAATCGATGTTTGAACTCTTGAAGGAACCGCTACGCGTTTTGACTGTACGTATTCCGGTTCGCATGGATAATGGCGAAGTAAAGGTATTTACGGGCTATCGTGCACAGCACAACGATGCAGTAGGTCCGACCAAGGGGGGCATTCGTTTCCACCCGGAAGTTACTGAGGATGAAGTTAAAGCACTTTCTATCTGGATGAGCCTCAAAGCAGGTATCGTCGATCTGCCGTATGGCGGTGGTAAAGGCGGTATCATTTGCGACCCGCGTGAAATGTCCTTCCGCGAATTGGAAAGACTGAGCCGCGGTTACGTTCGCGCAATCAGCCAGCTTGTGGGTCCTACTAAAGATATTCCAGCTCCGGACGTCTTTACGAACTCACAGATCATGGCGTGGATGATGGACGAATATAGCCGTATCCGTGAATTTGACTCGCCTGGTTTCATTACGGGTAAACCAATTGCGCTGGGTGGTTCCCATGGCCGCGAAACAGCTACTGCAAAAGGTGTAACCATTTGCATCCGTGAAGCAGCGAAGCGTCGCAACATCGAAGTAAAAGGTGCTCGCGTAGTTGTACAAGGCTTTGGTAACGCTGGTAGCTACTTGGCAAAATTCATGCATGATGCAGGCGCTAAAGTCGTAGGTATCTCTGATGCATACGGTGCACTGCATGATCCTAACGGTTTGGATATTGACTACTTGTTGGATCGTCGTGATTCCTTTGGTACAGTTACAAAACTGTTCAACAACACGATCACCAACAAAGAGCTTCTTGAACTGGAATGCGACATTTTGGTTCCGGCAGCGATCGAAAACCAAATCACAGCTGCAAATGCTCACAACATCAAGGCGTCAATCGTAGTAGAAGCGGCAAATGGCCCAACTACTTTGGAAGCGACTAAGATTTTGACTGAGCGTGGAATTCTTCTGGTTCCAGACGTACTGGCTAGTGCTGGTGGTGTGACTGTTTCCTACTTCGAGTGGGTACAAAACAACCAAGGCTACTACTGGTCTGAAGAAGAAGTAGAAGAGAAGCTGGAAAAAGTAATGGTTCGTTCGTTTGAAAATGTATACTCCATGTCTCAAACACGTCGCATTGACATGCGTCTGTCTGCTTACATGGTTGGTGCCCGCAAGATGGCTGAGGCTTCTCGCTTCCGCGGTTGGGTATAA
- the ypeB gene encoding germination protein YpeB — protein MVYGATARVLFPIALVALIGAGVWGYQEHNEKNSVLIKAENSYQRAFHDLTYHVDKLHDELGKSLVVNSRRQMTPILTNVWRLSYAAQADVGQLPLTLMAFSKTEEMLSRVADFSYRVAVRDLDKQPLSQSEYKTLKSLHTQAKDIQDDLRKVQTLAMDKQLRWMDVETALATNKNKEDNSIIDGFQTIEKKVQEYPDLDWGVGIQSLDKKKQQRIKGIDGKATTKEEAEKNALAFLGLKPGDAKVEVNENGKGQEYSAYSVRVTPNGHKTGINLDVTKRGGKVVWMMNERGVGEEKLDMKQAEEKGRVFLRDHGFDNMQVSEIDSYDRNALFTFVPVQDGVRIYPDGVVVEIALDNGEVTAYNSTEYLFNHKKRILSEPRLSKEEARKKVNPSVKVTDQRLALIEGKNDGKEVLAWEMTGSFEGNSYMVYINAMNGEEEEVVKMETGSGQNEGQ, from the coding sequence ATGGTATATGGAGCAACAGCACGCGTGTTATTTCCCATTGCCCTAGTTGCCTTAATAGGCGCTGGCGTGTGGGGATATCAGGAGCACAATGAGAAGAACTCGGTCCTGATCAAAGCAGAAAACTCATACCAACGAGCTTTTCACGATCTTACTTATCATGTGGACAAGCTGCACGATGAGCTTGGCAAATCGCTGGTGGTCAACTCGCGCAGACAAATGACACCAATTTTGACGAATGTTTGGCGGCTTTCCTATGCGGCACAAGCGGATGTCGGACAACTCCCACTGACCTTGATGGCGTTTAGCAAAACCGAAGAAATGCTGTCGAGGGTCGCAGATTTTTCCTATCGTGTTGCTGTGCGTGACTTGGACAAGCAGCCATTGAGTCAGAGTGAATACAAGACATTGAAGAGCCTGCACACCCAAGCAAAGGATATCCAGGATGATCTGCGCAAGGTACAAACCCTCGCGATGGACAAACAATTGAGGTGGATGGATGTCGAGACGGCATTGGCCACCAATAAAAACAAAGAGGACAATAGCATCATCGATGGATTCCAAACCATTGAGAAAAAAGTGCAGGAATACCCTGATTTAGACTGGGGCGTCGGTATACAGAGTCTCGATAAGAAAAAGCAGCAGCGAATCAAAGGGATCGATGGCAAAGCAACCACCAAAGAGGAAGCAGAGAAGAATGCACTGGCGTTTCTCGGGTTGAAGCCAGGAGATGCGAAAGTAGAAGTGAACGAGAACGGCAAGGGGCAGGAATACTCGGCGTATAGCGTACGTGTCACGCCAAATGGACACAAGACAGGCATTAACCTCGATGTCACCAAACGCGGCGGTAAAGTGGTTTGGATGATGAACGAGCGTGGGGTTGGCGAGGAAAAGCTGGACATGAAGCAGGCGGAAGAAAAAGGTCGAGTGTTCTTGCGCGACCATGGATTTGACAATATGCAGGTCTCTGAGATTGACAGCTACGACCGCAACGCACTCTTTACGTTTGTGCCAGTTCAGGATGGCGTCAGAATTTATCCGGACGGGGTGGTCGTCGAGATTGCGTTGGACAACGGAGAGGTTACTGCTTATAACTCAACGGAGTATCTGTTTAATCACAAAAAGAGAATTCTCTCCGAGCCCCGTCTCTCGAAAGAAGAAGCAAGGAAAAAAGTCAATCCGAGCGTAAAAGTGACGGATCAGCGCCTTGCCCTCATCGAAGGGAAAAACGATGGAAAAGAAGTACTGGCGTGGGAAATGACAGGCAGCTTTGAAGGAAATTCGTACATGGTCTACATCAACGCCATGAATGGAGAAGAAGAAGAAGTTGTGAAAATGGAAACGGGATCAGGACAGAACGAAGGACAATAG
- a CDS encoding cell wall hydrolase, producing MRNLGGPMQIASVFFYIQIYMHNPFFLHQHYAKISIHAKEDSAVRTIWIAGVLVMLVAAGLSGYKVVWKEKNVAAVQEEQMAAPAEKKQTAKTKASFHPSRVSDNDLKIMANAVYGESRGEPFEGQVAVAAVILNRVKSPSFPDTPSAVIFEPRAFTAVADGQIWLTPNESATKAVKNALNGWDPSGGCTYYFNPDTATSGWIWTRPQVKKIGKHIFCR from the coding sequence GTGAGAAATCTAGGTGGGCCGATGCAAATAGCGTCGGTCTTTTTCTATATCCAGATTTACATGCATAATCCATTCTTCCTCCACCAACACTATGCAAAGATTTCAATACATGCCAAGGAGGATTCAGCCGTGCGTACAATCTGGATCGCAGGTGTGTTGGTGATGTTGGTAGCAGCGGGCTTGAGTGGATACAAGGTTGTCTGGAAGGAAAAGAATGTAGCTGCCGTACAAGAAGAGCAGATGGCTGCACCTGCTGAAAAGAAACAAACGGCCAAAACAAAAGCCAGCTTTCATCCTTCACGGGTCTCTGACAATGATTTGAAAATCATGGCGAATGCTGTTTACGGGGAGTCAAGAGGGGAGCCGTTTGAAGGGCAAGTAGCTGTCGCAGCCGTTATTTTGAACCGCGTCAAGAGCCCTTCGTTTCCTGACACGCCCTCTGCTGTGATATTCGAACCACGCGCTTTTACAGCAGTTGCTGATGGTCAAATATGGCTTACACCGAATGAAAGCGCAACGAAAGCAGTAAAGAATGCACTAAACGGCTGGGACCCGTCGGGAGGATGCACGTACTATTTTAATCCGGATACAGCAACATCCGGTTGGATTTGGACCAGGCCGCAGGTCAAAAAGATCGGGAAACACATCTTCTGCAGATGA
- the prsW gene encoding glutamic-type intramembrane protease PrsW yields the protein MIALIGAAVAPGIAILSYFYLRDSLEPEPISMVIRSFIFGMLLVVPIMVLQYIMQNEWNWRDGIVAEVFQSAVVEEFFKWMVIYFTVYKHLEFDEPYDGIVYAVAVSLGFATLENLLYLIINGTNIAIWRAFLPVSSHALFAVWMGYYLGRAKFSKDAKHERLFLWMSITLPIGLHALYNVIFLAVQNWLVVIVPFMLVLWWQGLKKVQRAHDFGSKNLSSRPQ from the coding sequence ATGATTGCTTTGATCGGCGCGGCAGTTGCCCCCGGTATCGCCATCTTAAGTTACTTTTACCTGCGTGACAGTCTCGAACCGGAACCAATTTCGATGGTGATCCGGTCGTTTATCTTTGGTATGCTGCTGGTTGTACCGATTATGGTGCTCCAGTACATCATGCAGAATGAATGGAACTGGCGGGATGGCATTGTCGCGGAAGTTTTCCAATCCGCTGTCGTGGAAGAATTTTTTAAATGGATGGTCATCTATTTTACGGTTTATAAACATTTGGAATTTGATGAGCCATACGATGGAATTGTTTATGCAGTTGCGGTGTCACTTGGTTTTGCTACGTTGGAGAATTTGCTCTACCTCATTATCAACGGAACGAATATCGCCATCTGGCGTGCTTTTCTGCCGGTATCCAGCCATGCGTTGTTTGCCGTGTGGATGGGCTATTATCTCGGACGGGCCAAGTTTTCCAAGGACGCCAAACATGAGCGGCTTTTTTTATGGATGTCGATTACCTTGCCGATCGGCTTGCATGCCCTGTACAACGTGATTTTTTTGGCAGTGCAAAACTGGTTGGTAGTGATTGTGCCATTCATGCTCGTTTTGTGGTGGCAGGGCTTAAAAAAGGTACAAAGAGCACACGATTTCGGTTCTAAAAATCTCTCTTCACGTCCACAATAG
- a CDS encoding 1-acyl-sn-glycerol-3-phosphate acyltransferase has product MSYYRLFRGFFRIIFSLVFRWQVIGREHIPKEGPVILCANHISLWDPPLLGSGIERQVHFMAKEELFKIPVISFLITKFGAFPVKRGAGDRAAIRTTLKLLEDGKIFGIFPEGTRSKTGEPGEAMPGVAMFALKSEAAVIPVAIIGPYRPFRSIKIVYGKPIDLTRLREAKSSADTLKETSDLIMEHIKQLRNQHLS; this is encoded by the coding sequence TTGAGTTACTATCGTTTATTCAGAGGTTTTTTTCGCATAATTTTTTCGCTTGTATTTCGTTGGCAAGTGATCGGGCGTGAACATATACCTAAGGAAGGCCCAGTGATCCTTTGTGCCAACCACATTTCTTTGTGGGACCCACCCCTTCTCGGGAGTGGTATCGAGCGTCAGGTTCATTTCATGGCCAAAGAAGAGCTTTTCAAAATTCCAGTCATATCCTTTCTCATTACCAAATTCGGTGCATTTCCGGTCAAACGGGGTGCAGGAGATCGTGCGGCTATTCGCACGACTCTCAAATTGCTGGAAGATGGAAAAATCTTTGGAATCTTTCCTGAGGGAACCCGCAGCAAAACGGGGGAACCAGGGGAGGCGATGCCGGGTGTGGCGATGTTCGCTCTCAAGTCAGAAGCCGCGGTCATTCCGGTAGCGATTATCGGGCCATATCGACCGTTTCGTTCCATTAAGATCGTTTACGGTAAACCGATCGATCTGACTCGTCTGCGCGAGGCCAAATCAAGTGCTGACACGTTGAAGGAAACGAGCGATCTGATTATGGAGCACATCAAGCAATTACGGAACCAGCATCTCTCTTAG
- a CDS encoding flagellar brake protein: MMLPRIGQTIRLNFTSSSEETELQTFKSRVADLKDDVASIELPTSENTGRTGVFQPGTECLVWYVGEDGSRYEFRSAIVGRQNNHIPVLLLQLPAKEEIVRTQRRNYLRIDTTVDIAVKLDDPIRRYHFLARTLDISGGGLSFSCEESYHLKEKDNLHVWISLPNKNGQVQHAFVEMEIVRQKPAEEKGLHQWISGKFTQISEQDRAKVVRACYERQLELRKKGVVD; encoded by the coding sequence ATGATGCTTCCACGAATAGGACAAACAATAAGACTAAACTTCACGAGTTCCTCAGAAGAAACGGAGCTGCAAACTTTCAAAAGCCGTGTGGCTGATTTGAAGGATGATGTAGCTTCCATCGAGTTGCCAACCAGCGAAAACACTGGACGGACTGGAGTATTTCAACCGGGGACAGAATGCTTGGTTTGGTATGTTGGCGAGGATGGCTCACGTTATGAATTCCGCTCTGCGATTGTCGGCAGGCAAAACAATCACATTCCTGTTCTGCTTTTGCAACTGCCGGCCAAAGAGGAGATTGTGCGCACACAGCGACGAAACTACTTGAGAATTGACACCACGGTAGACATCGCAGTCAAACTGGATGATCCGATTCGACGCTATCATTTTCTGGCACGAACGCTGGATATCAGCGGTGGTGGGCTGTCTTTTAGTTGTGAGGAAAGCTATCATTTGAAGGAAAAAGACAACTTGCACGTCTGGATTTCTCTTCCAAACAAAAATGGACAGGTTCAACATGCTTTTGTGGAGATGGAAATCGTCAGACAAAAACCAGCGGAAGAAAAAGGTTTGCACCAATGGATTTCGGGGAAGTTCACCCAAATCAGTGAGCAAGATCGGGCAAAAGTGGTTAGAGCGTGTTATGAGAGACAGCTAGAGCTTCGCAAAAAAGGCGTTGTGGATTGA
- the rpsA gene encoding 30S ribosomal protein S1: MMEETNVSLTDATTISVGDVVKATVTKVEDKQALVDLGYKYDGLIPISELSPLHVEKVSDVVAVGDTFEVRVIKLNDEKEELVVSKKAVAMESSWSDLEQKMQAGEIIEATVKEVVKGGLVVDVGVRGFIPASMVERHFVEDFSDYKGKTLALKVVEMDKEKNKVILSHKAVLEDEVKVQKQSIMDKIQVGQVLEGTVQRMTDFGVFVDIGGVDGLVHVSELAWNRVDKPSDVVKEGDKVQVKVLKIDRENERIGLSIKETQAGPWANVAEDFKAGSILNGTVKRLVSFGAFIELAPGIEGLVHISQIANRRVNTPSEVLKEGQEVQVKVLDVVPQEQRISLSIRAVEEDRVEQAERASKREQQQFTQENNQPMGVTLGELFGDLKDKFK; this comes from the coding sequence ATGATGGAAGAAACGAACGTAAGCTTGACGGATGCAACAACCATTTCCGTAGGAGATGTCGTAAAAGCAACCGTAACAAAAGTTGAGGACAAACAAGCGCTTGTAGATCTAGGCTACAAGTACGATGGTCTGATTCCTATCAGCGAACTGTCTCCACTGCATGTTGAAAAGGTATCTGATGTAGTAGCGGTTGGTGATACTTTCGAAGTGAGAGTCATCAAGCTAAACGACGAGAAAGAAGAGCTCGTTGTTTCCAAGAAAGCCGTAGCGATGGAATCCTCTTGGTCAGATCTTGAGCAAAAAATGCAAGCGGGTGAAATCATCGAAGCGACTGTGAAAGAAGTAGTGAAGGGCGGACTAGTTGTTGATGTAGGCGTTCGCGGCTTCATTCCGGCTTCCATGGTTGAGCGTCATTTCGTTGAAGATTTCTCCGATTACAAAGGCAAAACATTGGCTTTGAAAGTAGTAGAAATGGATAAGGAAAAAAATAAAGTTATCCTGTCCCACAAAGCGGTATTGGAAGACGAAGTAAAAGTGCAAAAGCAATCCATTATGGATAAAATCCAAGTGGGTCAAGTATTGGAAGGAACGGTTCAGCGCATGACCGATTTTGGCGTTTTCGTGGATATCGGTGGTGTTGATGGATTGGTTCACGTATCTGAACTTGCTTGGAACCGTGTAGATAAGCCGTCCGATGTCGTGAAGGAAGGCGACAAGGTACAAGTGAAGGTCCTCAAAATTGACCGTGAAAACGAGCGCATTGGCCTTAGCATTAAGGAAACGCAAGCAGGTCCATGGGCGAACGTTGCAGAAGATTTCAAAGCGGGTTCTATTTTGAATGGAACGGTAAAACGTTTGGTATCCTTCGGTGCATTTATTGAGCTGGCTCCTGGAATCGAAGGCCTCGTACACATCTCCCAAATTGCAAATCGCCGTGTGAATACACCGAGTGAGGTGTTGAAAGAGGGCCAAGAAGTACAGGTGAAAGTTTTGGATGTTGTTCCACAAGAACAGCGCATTAGCCTCAGTATCCGTGCAGTAGAAGAAGACCGTGTGGAGCAGGCAGAACGTGCGAGCAAGCGTGAACAGCAACAATTCACGCAAGAAAACAACCAACCAATGGGCGTGACATTGGGCGAGTTGTTCGGTGATCTGAAAGACAAGTTCAAGTAA
- a CDS encoding asparaginase, producing the protein MSKKILVVNTGGTIAMSVDDSEGVKPLDDQAVNKILPFLEKYADVTMKNVLNLPSPHMTPAIMNQLRLDIEEAFQHDHYDGIVITHGTDTLEETAYFLDLTLSVHVPIVVTGAMRSSNELGADGPVNLISSVRVAADSFSLNKGVIVVFNDEIHAARHVTKTHTSNVATFQSPQYGPIGTIAKKSVQYHHAPLDREHYTITHADANVPLIKAVAGMEPAWLQFLLEQHIDGLVVEAFGLGNLPPAIIPTLQQLLDKGVPIVLVSRCYNGQVQDIYDYEGGGRKLKEMGIIFSNGLNGQKARLKLIVTLQKSRTFKELQLLFDQ; encoded by the coding sequence ATGTCAAAAAAAATTTTGGTAGTGAATACAGGCGGTACGATTGCCATGTCTGTCGATGACTCAGAAGGCGTAAAGCCATTGGATGATCAAGCAGTCAACAAAATCCTTCCTTTTTTAGAAAAATATGCGGACGTCACCATGAAAAATGTACTCAACCTGCCTAGCCCTCACATGACGCCTGCGATCATGAATCAACTGCGACTCGATATTGAGGAAGCCTTTCAACATGATCACTACGATGGCATTGTCATTACCCATGGGACTGATACGTTGGAAGAGACCGCATACTTTCTCGACTTGACTTTATCGGTTCACGTCCCGATTGTCGTTACCGGGGCCATGCGCAGCAGCAATGAGCTCGGGGCAGATGGTCCCGTTAATCTCATTTCTTCCGTTCGTGTAGCCGCAGACTCCTTCAGTTTGAACAAAGGCGTCATTGTTGTTTTTAATGATGAAATTCACGCAGCACGACACGTAACCAAAACACATACGAGCAATGTCGCTACCTTCCAGTCGCCACAATACGGGCCGATTGGAACCATTGCGAAAAAAAGTGTGCAATACCACCATGCTCCATTGGATCGAGAGCATTACACCATCACCCATGCTGATGCGAATGTGCCGCTGATCAAAGCAGTTGCTGGTATGGAGCCTGCTTGGCTGCAGTTTTTATTAGAGCAGCACATTGACGGACTCGTCGTAGAGGCGTTCGGATTAGGAAATCTTCCTCCCGCTATCATCCCTACCCTGCAGCAACTACTCGACAAAGGCGTACCCATTGTGCTCGTCTCCCGCTGCTACAATGGCCAGGTGCAGGATATCTATGACTATGAAGGTGGAGGCCGCAAACTAAAAGAGATGGGGATCATTTTCTCCAATGGTTTGAATGGGCAAAAGGCTCGTCTCAAGTTAATTGTAACGCTGCAAAAATCACGGACTTTCAAAGAGCTGCAGCTGTTGTTCGACCAGTAA
- a CDS encoding YIEGIA family protein — translation MFKELLAYEYVFPLVLGFLFGIMCRIHLLRTDYRQYPTYPHGKIIHVSLGVIASALGAIAIPALLKENYTAVTFLTVAAQQFRDVRNMERTTLTAIDKQELVPRGGPYIEGIAMVFEGRNYMVMFTSLVTTTATILFHWWGGVIAGVIALIISRKLRSGKTLSLIAEIEPGEVRMEGRDLYVNDIYIMNIGLADAQEIIREQGVGFILTPRDANAKVTIAHPGQRQAILHDVATQLGVYTDTGEPSLTPLVKRDIQSGRLGVFLLPQEKDVERATSVIRAVPILESVFRMPTKTRIVKKEL, via the coding sequence GTGTTCAAGGAATTGCTAGCTTATGAATATGTTTTTCCTTTAGTTCTGGGCTTCCTATTCGGGATTATGTGCCGGATTCATCTTTTGCGAACAGATTATCGACAATATCCAACCTATCCCCACGGAAAAATTATTCACGTTTCACTTGGGGTGATCGCATCCGCGCTCGGAGCGATAGCGATTCCCGCCCTGCTCAAGGAGAACTACACGGCAGTCACATTTTTGACGGTGGCTGCTCAGCAATTCCGCGATGTCAGGAACATGGAACGCACTACGCTCACGGCGATCGATAAGCAGGAGCTGGTGCCCCGTGGTGGTCCCTATATCGAAGGAATCGCAATGGTGTTTGAAGGACGCAATTACATGGTCATGTTTACGTCTTTGGTGACAACGACGGCTACCATCCTTTTTCATTGGTGGGGGGGTGTCATTGCAGGTGTAATTGCCTTGATAATCTCTCGCAAGCTGCGTTCTGGAAAAACACTGTCGCTGATTGCAGAGATCGAGCCGGGCGAAGTGAGAATGGAAGGAAGAGACTTGTATGTCAACGACATTTACATCATGAACATCGGTCTGGCAGATGCCCAAGAGATTATACGTGAGCAAGGTGTGGGTTTTATTTTGACACCGAGGGATGCCAATGCCAAGGTCACGATTGCCCACCCAGGACAGCGGCAAGCGATTCTGCACGATGTGGCGACGCAGCTCGGTGTATATACAGATACGGGAGAGCCATCGCTAACACCGCTGGTAAAACGTGATATACAGTCAGGGAGACTGGGTGTATTTTTATTGCCGCAAGAAAAAGATGTGGAACGCGCAACGTCCGTCATTCGTGCTGTCCCGATTCTCGAAAGCGTCTTCCGAATGCCAACGAAGACTAGAATCGTGAAAAAGGAGCTGTAG